The sequence gggtaaggacggcagatttccctcccctaAAGGGGACATCGGTGAACCCAGTTGGGGTTTTAACAAcagtcgatgatagtttcatgggcattattactgagactagctttgcaACCCggaattttaaaatttaatttaaattcctccagctgcCTCCCTCCTCGGGataccccagcccctccctcctcgggataccccagcccctccctcctcgggataccccagcccctccctcctcgGGATACCCCAGCACCTCCCTCCTCGGGataccccagcccctccctcctcgggataccccagcccctccctcctcgGGATACCCCAGCACCTCCCTCCTCGGGATACCCCAGCACCTCCCTCCTCGGGataccccagcccctccctcctcgggataccccagcccctccctcctcgggataccccagcccctccctcctcgggataccccagcccctccctcctcgggataccccagcccctccctcctcgGGAtaccccaaagcactttgcaagcCGACAAAGGACCAGAGCGCGGTCAccgttgtaatgtcggaaacacaTGCAGCCACTTTGGACGCAGGATGATCCCAGGCCGAGATAACGGCCGGAGAATTTTTTGCCTTGAGTGACGAGGGaagaatattgtccaggacacggCCCTGCTCCTCTTTGAGTAGCGTCTGTGCGGAATCTCTCATGTTCAGCTAAGAGGGGGGAGAGTCTGTTTAGCATCTCTCCTGaggctgggaagggggggggggggggggggagttgctgggAGGCTGCTTGATGCAAGTGAAGAGTTTTAAATTGTTTTGTTCCCTTGAATTAGTCAGCAGAGCTCTGAAGGTAACATCTTGCTGGCTCAATCTTTTTATGACTCATTATATTGACTGCAAAGAATAGGTTAGATACGTCAATTGCTGGGGGCACAGGCAGATGCagctgaggcagcacggtagcatggtggttagcatcaatgcttcacagctccagggtcccaggttcgattcccggctgggtcactgtctgtgtggagtctgcacgtcctccccgtgtgtgcgtgggtttcctccgggcgctccggtttcctcccacagtccaaagatgtgcgggttaggtggattggccgtgctaaattgcccgtagtgtccttaaaagtaaggttgggggggggggggtttgttgggttacgggtatagggtggatacgtgggtttgagtagggtgatcattgctcggcacaacatagagggccgaagggcctgttctgtgctgtactgttctatgttctatgaatgtcccaggttcgaccacACCTGCTCTTTGCTGAATGAGACAATCTCAGCAGTCCAGCTCCATTTGCATTCACCTGGGGGGGGAGATAGGAGAGGAGGAGGGCAGAAAGGAGAGCGATTCTGCAGTCACTCTCCGTCCGTCTTGACTTGGGGAGAGGCCAGGAGGAGTGGGAACAGGAAATAAAGAGAGGGGGAAGGACTGAGAGGAGAGATAAAAAGAAGGCGGGAAGGAGATaagagggattctgtgattctgagatcATATTTTGGgtgttatttggggggggggagcttgggTTTATTTTGGCCAGTTTGGGGGTATTTTGGGAGGTTTTGGGGGTAttttgggaggtttggggggtattttgggaggtttggggggtatTTTGGGCGGTTTTAGGGGTATTTTGGGAGGTTTTGGGGGTATTTTGGGCAGTTTTGGGGGTATTTTGGGAGGTTTTAGGGGTATTTTGGGAGGTTTTGGGGGTATTTTGGGCGGTTTTAGGGGTATTTTGGGAGGTTTTGGGGGTATTTTGGGCAGTTTTAGGGGTATTTTGGGAGGTTTTGGGGGTATTTTGGGCGGTTTTGGGGGTATTTCGGGAGGTTTTAGGGGTATTTTGGGAGGTTTTGGGGGTATTTTGGGCAGTTTTAGGGGTATTTTGGGAGGTTTTGGGGGTATTTTGGGCGGTTTTAGGGGTATTTTGGGCGGTTTTAGGGGTATTTTGGGAGGTTTTGGGGGTATTTTGGGTGATTTGGGTTTTTTTTCGGTGAtttggggggtgttttggggatTTTTGTGGGGGGCATTTTAGCAGTTTTGGGGATAATTTGGGAGGTTTTGTGGCGTTTTGGGAGGTTTTGGGGGTGTTGGGTGATTTGGGGGATTTTCTCTTCTGAGGCCCCGGGACGGTTCTGACTCTCCGCCCGGGTGGAGGCTCCTCCCAGCGGGGCTGGGTTGCAAATTGAGGCCGGGGATCGGGTGAGACCGGAGGCCTCAGACTTTAAAGCGAGATTATTCCCAGACCCGCCCGGGACTAACCTGAGCCGCCTCCAACCCGCCCGCCGCCTCTTTCCGCTCCCGGTCCACAATAAATCCGCCCGCCCGCTTCACTCAGTCCGGGCTTCCCGCGGTGAACCTGCAGATCAACGCAGTCCTCTGAATAACCAGCTTCCCGCGCCCTCCCGCAAGGACAGCGTGCATTGATTTATTGGGGCAGCTTCAACACAGTCAACATCAGAAAAGGGGTCCCAGAGGCAGGCAAGGGGAGCAAAGCAGTGGGAATGCTGCAAATgctcagcagggctggcagcatctgtgatgaTTCAGATCAAATTACCTTCCAAATTGGAGGGTCACCAGATCAGGGGGGGGATCGTCCATAAACTCCCCGAATCGCTTTCACGGATTGACGGGAGGTTACAGCTGTCCCCGATGCCATGCCATCCGCATTACCACACCCAAGCCCGTCGGAGCGGTCTTGACCTCCCGACATGCTCGTGTGTTACGGAGCCCCGCTCCGTCACGACACCAgtgggatttagatcgtttggagacttgggcggagagatggcagatggagtttaatccagacaaatgtgaggtgatgcattttggaaggtctaatgcaggtagggaatatacagtgaatggtagaacccacaagagtattgacagtcagagagatctaggtgtgcaggtccacaggtcactgaaagtggaaacacaggtgaagaaggtagtcaagaaggcatgcggcatgcttgccttcattggccggggcattgagtgtaagaattggcaagtcatgttgcagctgtatagaaccttagttaggccacacttggagtatagtgttcaattctggtcgccacactaccagaaggatgcggaggctttagagagggtgcagaagagatttaccaggatgttgcctggtatggagggcattagctatgaggagaggttgaataaactcggtttgttctcactggaacgacggaggttgaggggtgacctgatataggtctacaaaatcataagGGGCATAGActtagagtggatagtcagaggcgtttccccagggtagaggggtcaattactaggggacataggtttaaggtgtgaggggcaaggtttagaggagatgtacgaggcaagttttttttaaacacagaacagtgggtgtctggaactcgctgccggaggaggtggtggaagcagggacgatagtgacatttaaggggcatcttgacaaatacatgaatcagatgggaatagagggatacggacccaggaagtggagaagattttagtttagacgggcagcatggttggcgcaggcttggagggccgaaggacctgttcctgtgctgtacttttctttgttctttttcagtGAGCAAGTTCAAACATTCGCAGCATTTCGGTTTAAGACTGGGGTCCCCGGGAAACAATTGTGTTGTAGGCTCGAgggagtgggcagcacagtggttagcttggctgcctcacagcgccagggacctgtgttcaattccagtcttgggccactgtctgtgcagagtctgcacgttctccccgtgtctgcgcgggtttcctccgggtgcgccggtttcctcccacagtccaaagatgtgcaggttaggggcctgggtagggtgctctttcaggtcggtgcagacccgatgggctgaatggcctccttcagcacagaaGGGATTCCGTGGACTCTGCCAGTACTACATTTTGGTCAGCAGAACAGGGAGCTCAGTCGGTACTCAGAATGTGCGGTTCTAGGTTGCacagaggaacaaagggatctcagAGAACAAACGCAGCCATGTGTATGACAGTTTCACATCAGGCAGAGCACTGTCGCTGGAAGCTATGAAGTGAGTTAAATGTTctatacctgcaacagtagtgaactcgccaacattgagggcatttaaaagtttattggataagcatatggatgataagggcatagtgtaggttagatggcctttagtttttttccatgtcggtgcaacatcgagggccgaaggacctgtactgcgctgtatcgttctatgttctacgttctatgagcGGTGACCGTGACAGGTTACTGTGGATTTTTACACCTTAAACTGGCACCGATACTAAGCAGCCATATTTCCAAAGCATTTTTTCAAAACTTTTGTTGTATCATCTCTCAAATAATCATTAGATTCCGattcagcaggttcaataattgCCTTAAGGGAATTGGCATAAATACTCGAGAGATTGACTGGCTTGCTCTCACAGAGCtcgtacaggctcgatgggctgaatggccttctgtactgtattgaTTCTGGCATCAGCGAGCCTTCATTTCAGGTGTGTTTCGCGGTGTCAGAGGCGGCCTCGCCATTTTCCCGcagtgaaatcttccagacccgcCAATGTCGATGGGGTTTGGCATACCCTGTACTGTTCCCCCCGCCAGGGAATGCGCCGTGGGGATCGGAAAAATCACCGTCAGCGGGACTGGGAAGATGCCACCGGCAGGAAAGGGCTGGAACGTTGCGGCCAAACCGTTTGCAACAGACACAATATATTCTGAAAGAGACCCTTTATTGTTCTATATACTTAAATATAAAAATACTGTAAAAATACTGAACACGTGAAACAAATACAAAATAGAAAATTCCGGAAGGTGCAAGGGAAGTCGTCACAAAACGTGCTGCCACGTGGGTGTAAAACGTTGTGTTTACGGAGATATTATGGAGCACACTTGGGCGTGTTTACTGGACAGACGCTAGTAAGAACTGATCATGGCTCACTGTGACAATAAGGTCAAGATTTACATAAGACatttccacccccaccatcctGTACCTGGCAGTTCCTTTCACAGGCGTGTCCTGTGCGAGATTCCTTGAAGCGAACGCTTCAGAGCTTAAACAACCAAAAATAAAAATACAAGAAGAGGCTGGCGGTGGGCTAACTCGTCGAGCCGGTGGGCTAACTCGTCGAGCCGGTGAGCTCCAGCAGATGAGCCAGCAGAGAGGACGTTGTTACTCAACGTCTCGAGTCACCCCCCCGCAGAGCACGGAGCACCTTGTAGACATTGATAGCGTTACGGTTAAGTTGCAAAGGGCGTATACTATTAGTTTGCAGCAGGTGTTGCTCAGCTGCCCTACAACAGGAACCTTGTGTTGACTCATGCCTGGCGAGCCAGGAGCAGCCTAGTACGGATTCCTTACTGGTCTATCGAATGGAAAAGCATaggcagaggaggtttatcaAAGATCCACCTGCAGGATATCTGCCTTTCCACACACACAGTTTGGGTTTACGGTGTCAAAGTTACAGGGGACAAAGAAAGTGCAATCTCTTCTTTCCGGAGCCTTGGTCACAGAtcgatcagctatgatcgtattGACTAGCAGGgttggctcaaagggccgaatggaccACTCCCTGCTCCCGCGTCCTATATGCAGCTCGCTGAATATTCAGGCAGAACGTGGCGAGGGAACGTCATGAGCTTGCCTGGCATTCATATTTGCTACGGAGGCGGCTCAGAGAAGGGTCACTGGGCTGAAGGTTGAAGGTCAAGCTGCTCGGGCCTACACTAGTTGCCGAGTTCAGAAGACCAAAGAGGTAAAAATAgaaggtcctgaggggggggcCTTTATAATGTGGACACGCAGAGGATGCACCCCCTCCCCTCGTTCTTCTCTCCAACAAAGGGCAGTGGAGGCTGAGACACTGAATTCGTTCAAGGCCGATTTAGACAGATTCCAGATCTAGGAGGGAGTTAAGGGGCATGGGGGAACGGGCAAGACGGTGGGAGCAGAGGCCACAATCTGCTCAGCCACCATTTTATTGCATGGTGGAGGTGGCCCAAGGGCCGCTCCTGTTTCTTAGGTGGTccgagggggggggagtaggTTTCCCAAGGCGTGGGCCCTGGTGGTGGTCAAAGAGGCAGTTTTCCTCATCCTGAATAGCGTGTCACTGATCCATCAGTATTTGAATTCAattacaatctggaattaaaggttttACATTGGTAGCAGTCAGTCGATTGTTTTGGTTGATCACCTTGTAAAGTGCGCTGCTCAGGCAAGGCGAGAGAAGCAGAGCGTTTAGGGCGCCGGAGGTGGAGTCCATTTTGCGCAGTCGGCAACTCCGTACCTCTCTGGCGCAGGCTCTGATGAGGCCTAAACACAATGAAGCTCGCGCGGCTGTACCCGAAATGGATCGGCTGGTGCAATGTGGAGTTTTGAGTTAGGTGGAGTTGGTCCCTCAAGAGGCCGCCTGTTGCACAGGAttctgggatcaagtggattccCCGGGAAGCGGGAAATTCGAGCCGGTTTCGGTCCAGTTTCCCTTTGGattgaaatactcagcaggggCCTGCTGCTACATCCCGAGACTCTGCCTATCTCCTAGCCCCATTGTTGACACAGGGAAGATTATAAAACACCCGGTTACAGCCTGGGATGAGGATTAAAGCATCCCCAGTTAGCAAGCAGTCTTTATTATAAGGAATGTCCGTGATTTTGAATCTTGTGATGGGTGGGGACGAGTTGCTGCCTACAGCTCTTTGGGTTACGCCAAAAGATTAAAATGGCACTATTATTCCCTAATACTTCCATGTCACTGAGTATAAGAAACAGAAGTACAAAGACACCTTTGCAGGCTGGAGTGGTCAGGGTACAAGGTTACACTGCACTCGGAAAGCCCTGGATTAAGAGATATAATACCGAGGATCAAACAGCCTCCGTTAATGGTACTGATGAGGTTAGTCACTGGCCGGCAAAGCCGGTGCTTTTCTATCCATGTTCGGGAGTCGGGAAGGCCAAGAGTTCAGCAGCGGCGCGAGGTCAGAGTTCAGCAGCGTCGTGATGCACGGATTCCTGACCAGCCAGCACACCCTCGCcgctctccaccccatccccttggCCGCCCGTCCGTGGTTGCTCCTCCCCGTCAGCctcctgtctcctcctctcctggTTGTCGGCTGGGTCGCCCTTCTGTCCCGTCCACACTTCAGTCAGGCaatctgcagggggggggggggggggggaaggtgagcGGGAGACAGTTCATTCGACAGTCAGGGATTAACGCTGCATTACCGCAAGGGGTGCCAACTTCGATTGGACGGACGCCTGGAGGGCTTTTTCTCTCTCCAGGTGACCGCACGTCCCCAACCACCCCGCCCAGTCGAATAGTTGGTCACATCCAAATattattttgaaaaacaaaaatcaaacatttttaaattaaaaaaaaacacaatcctTTTAACGCCTCTGATTATTAGTTCTGCTGCATGTTGCTCATGATAATGACAGTGTGCAAAATGCTTTTAAATCCCAGAGACTGGGCAACTCGAATTTCAACCTGACACGATTGAAAACTGCGTTTTCCCAGATATCGCAATGGAAACGATTGACGCTTCGGTTAGACTTCGAGAAAGGGGAATCCTCCATAACCCAAAACATTTTCCTTGAAGTACGGAGTATTAATCATTTTCTGAGGTCAATGTGGATGTAATCATCACAATAGTGCAACtacatcttttacattcacccaaACAATGGTCCCCTTTTAGCATTCCTTTTATTTTtgttattaaatttagagtactcaattatttttttttccaattaaggggcaatttaatgtggccaatccttTGGGTtgagagggtgagacccacgcagatatggagagaatgggcaaactccacacggacagtcacccagggccagaataagaacccgggccctcagtgccgtagccccaatgctaaccactgcgccaccgtgctgcccctcagcacCCCCTTTTTAGGCGACATagtagttagcgctgctgcctcacaacacgtgggagaacgtgcagactccgcacagagagtgacccaagccgggaattgatcccgggaccctgacgctgtgaagcaacggtactaaccactgtgctaccctgctgccctagacaatggtttcatggccatcatcagACTCTGAATTACAGatatattttttattgaattcgaatatcaccacctgctgaggtgggattcgaacctgggtccccagagcagtaccctaggtctctggattactattcagTGACAACAGCACtgagccactgcctcccctagctgcagcgcatcttgtagatggtacacattgtgagtcagtggtggtggaaggagtgaatgtttgtggaaggggagcaatcaagcggggctgctttgtcctggatggtgtggagcttctcgagtgttgttggagctgcgctcatccaggcaagtggagagtattccatcacactcctgacctgtgccttgtagatggtggacagtctttggggggtcaggaggtgagttactctccgcaggattcccagcctctgacctgctctggtagccacagtattgatgtggctgggtccagttcagtttctgatcaatggtaacccccaggatgttgactgtgggggattcagtgatggtaacgccattgaatgccaatgggagatggttagattcgctCTTGTTGGAGAATGTACGAGACACAGGCTGAGTGTAAAGAGAGGCGGAATAGAAAAGGAAGGAACTAACGATTAAACCTTTATCCATGACGATAAATAaagtccttcctcaggtgaaggagcaagtgctccgaaagctcgtgtttgaaacaaacctgttggactttaacctggtgttgtcagacttcttactgtactcaccccagtccaacgccggcatctccacatcattcctaatGGGTATATGAAATGTTTGGAGAGGATAGCGAGAGGTTTACTGGAAGGGATGCAGGATTACCCAGAGACTCTGGGGAAGCTGGGATTGCTCTCCGCGGAGCAGGGgtcaaggggttatggggagaaggcaggagaatggggatgagaaaagtatcagccatgattgaatgggggagccgagtggcctaatactgctcctatgtcttacagtCTAAGGCAAGATTTAATAGAGGCATTTAAAAATCATTAGGAGTAAAACGGCTTCCAATAGCTCAAAGGAACAATCACCAGAGAACACAGAGTGGGAGGTGACACGAGCAGGAAGCGGTTTCACACAGCGGGTGGTTAGAATTTGGAACGTGCCTGCAGATTCGACAGGAATGTTCAGAGAGGAATCGGATAAATCCTTGAAAGAGAAGGAATAGCAGGGATAGGGGGAGAAGAGCAGGGCCGCGGGAAGAACCAAATTGTTTTTCGAAAGGGCCAGCGCACaggtccgatgggctgaatggcctccctcggcactgtaggggttctatgaaaaGATGACTCCCTCTCTCGCTCACGCCAGCATTGAGGCGCCGGCCGACACTTGCGCTCTTGTCCCAGAATGGAGGCTTTCGATAGCCGGCCGGCCTCCTCACAACAGGCGCTAGTTCAATGCTCAGGAAGGGAGGTAGCATTAAAATAAATTCCAACGTCCTCATGGGCCGGCAGTCCTTGGTCGATGAGGAGGCTGCGCACCTCCTTGCTCTCGTCGCCCAGTCCTACTCcccatggggttatggggatagggtggaggtgttgaccttgggatagggtgctctttccaagagccggtgcagactcaatgggccgaatggcctccttctgcactgtaaattctacgataaacGTTCCTACAGATGCTCCAAAAGCAGCCATTATGCTAACCTGCACAAACCACCGAACGGGACTGCATCCACGCCAGGAATCTGTGCCCAAAACGAGGACAAGGGCAGAGAAGGtttagaaacaaaaagaaaaacacaacccaacccccaccccagacTGACCTCGATCGTCCTCTGCCAGCACATGGGACATGCAGAGAAACCGCTCCAGATTCAGGTCCTGGTGGCGAAAGTACCAGTCCTCCACGACCTCCTCGTACTGTTCCAACATGTTCTCGCactgaaaaagggggaaaacgtCAGGCAGCGCGGTATCGGGTGCGTTGGGTGGTGCTTGGCCCAGAACGTGATCTTCCCGATTCCCGATTCAACATAGAGCTTAATAATCTTAGATTGGAACctctgcctccattttgtttCCCCTCTTCCCCTGGTCTGGTCTCTCCCCTCTCGCTTCTCCCTACGCCCAGCAGATAACCTGCCATTCTCACCTCCTCTAGCCACATTCTTTCTGCTTCCTTTCCTCATTCCCACTCGCAGCAAGAACCGTTTTGGGATTTAATCTCTCCGACCAGAGACGCCACAGGAAACAGGTcagtggatagagagagagagagaggcagaggtttagagagagagagagagaggcagaggtttaaagagagagagagaggcagaggtttaaagagagagaggcagaggtttaaagagagagagagagaggcagaggtttaaagagagagagaggcagaggtttagagagagagaggcagaggtttaaagagagagagaggcagaggtttaaagagagagagaggcagaggtttaaagagagagagaggcagaggtttaaagagagagagaggcagaggtttaaagagagagaggcagaggtttaaagagagagagaggcagaggtttaaagagagagagagaggcagaggtttaaagagagagaggcagaggtttaaagagagagagaggcagaggtttagagagagaaagaggcagatgtaaCTTAGCCAGTGGACTGTCAGTGTTAAGGGACAGAGTTAGGAATAAGGGAAGGTTCGGATCTACAGAGTAAGGAAATACAGGTAATCCCGAATAGAATCGAGTTAACTCTCCTCGTCTGTGCCACTCTCTCTGGCGTCAAATTCCAGATTCTAACTGTGACTTTGGTTGGTGGAAATTGGTGAGATTTCCTCATTTCCAACTTCTACCCTGTAATCCCAGGTTGGAAACTGCCCGGAAGCACGCCCGCACAAATGGCCTTTCACCTGTTTTTTCAGATCCGTCACCTCGGCCGAGGGCTCGTCCCACATTTCGAACGGAATACCCAGCTCCACCTTGACGCCCTTGTTTACCAGATTCTTCAGGGTCATCATCGTCTCACTGGTGCCCTGTTAACGGCACAACAAAACGCTGAGGGCACACACCACAGTCGGCCATCAGCCTCGCTGCTAGGATAGCAGCCAGGCCTTCAAACACCCAGACAATAAAACAAGGAGCTGCATTAACATAGCGCCTTAATGTAGTAAAACGCACCAGGGCGTCATCAGGTAAAGCGTGCCACCGAGCCACACAGGGTTGATATTCGGAACAGGCGGCCAATGGCTCGGTCAGCGAGGACGGTTGTGACAGCCCCCTAAaggagagaaaggcagagaggtttagagaggcagagagagagagacagaggcagagagagagacagaggcagagagagagagacagaggcagagagagagagacagaggcagagagagagagacagaggcagagagagagagacagaggcagagagagagagacagaggcagagagagagggacagaggcagagagagagggacagaggcagagagagagggacagaggcagagagagaggggcagagagagagaggggcagagagagagaggggcagagagagagaggggcagagagagagagggggcagagagagagaggggcagagagagagaggggcagagagagagaggggcagagagagagaggggcagagagagagaggggcagagagagagaggggcagagagagagaggggcagagagagagaggggcagagagagagaggggcagagagagagaggggcagagagagagaggggcagagagagagaggggcagagagagagaggggcagagagagagaggggcagagagagagaggggcag comes from Scyliorhinus canicula chromosome 29, sScyCan1.1, whole genome shotgun sequence and encodes:
- the cnpy4 gene encoding protein canopy 4; this encodes MLRPVLVFLIPLFAGGAAAEDGEAERLPTKCEVCKFLTVELQTALDKTKRSKEVLELGEVLDNGKRKRKIKYNTSETRLTDAMDNICERILQYNVHAERPGSLRYAKGTSETMMTLKNLVNKGVKVELGIPFEMWDEPSAEVTDLKKQCENMLEQYEEVVEDWYFRHQDLNLERFLCMSHVLAEDDRDCLTEVWTGQKGDPADNQERRRQEADGEEQPRTGGQGDGVESGEGVLAGQESVHHDAAEL